Proteins from a single region of Malassezia restricta chromosome IV, complete sequence:
- a CDS encoding Sad1 UNC domain protein, which translates to MQWVRKPWHWPLSVSVVATLLHLLGSLESVSGATNQHDVKITAASLRANAKGTPRHSMGYAFTCYSPTSPEQAPSTSDVAQIFDSSVAFLTDPRRMLLSNDLLLCEVPLTDEWGQTHTHIYAMLGSVMVPHERLTALRDEHVLPRASHRVQEVDIAKAESSHLDNARSDDPLLSFDEWKEQHLERKRKSRKNEKVRERAAQQSTTSSQRSFEQAATPASSTSSGAGIPRATSSESTIATGGLVNDTTVKQASKTPAAPPESGGPPHIYAVEDATSALAELKHRWNYASLDCAAMMHQANPLAKFAHAILSEKKDKYMLSPCPQSATHPGDRESRPAQQFVVIELCQQIRVDTIVLANLEFFSSMFKVFTVRVARSLHAPPDEWHTLGMFHARNARGFQVFQVSDAPLSYFRFLRIDFLEHYGTEYYCPVSLLRVYGRNEREDADDDILNDIDDDDTTEDEDATPSTEPILELTSTHALVDDRVVERACVREPFPGVWRSVCERVEPVVLPTPPALIQTPSTALPPTSHTCQVTQTLSEARDVRVPAPFVMELAPRTCALPSPPTPDVSRRHATATNSSVEAKKQTSDSKAKPKPNQKPAGDTKAGGSESIYRTITKRLSALESNTSLSMQYLQLSSQKMREKLMVLEQMQETRLAEFFAAMNASHGRAWEDKIERQNIALQRVLQAFESQRLQYENEQALLLARVEHLTSSVRSQKRWGTVQLLLSLMLLMILAFTRGTTNVATVAGVTEYPPYFVPDPPSSTATPDACDHWEESHDVLARREPVTLTPRPVSSIKYARRRYATPSPRVRRTRRPLGRLDTQSHESAPERTDKENAP; encoded by the coding sequence ATGCAATGGGTGAGGAAGCCATGGCACTGGCCATTGTCGGTCAGTGTCGTTGCAACGCTGCTACACCTTCTGGGCAGCTTGGAAAGCGTATCAGGGGCCACAAATCAGCATGACGTGAAAATCACTGCAGCATCGCTCCGGGCTAACGCAAaaggcacgccgcgccatTCCATGGGCTATGCGTTTACGTGTTACTCCCCCACCTCACCGGAACAAGCTCCATCGACGAGTGATGTGGCACAGATATTCGATTCGAGCGTGGCGTTTCTAACGGATCCACGTCGAATGCTGCTTAGCAACGACCTACTGCTCTGTGAAGTTCCACTCACAGATGAATGGGGCCAAACACACACGCATATTTACGCCATGTTGGGTTCTGTCATGGTACCTCATGAGAGGTTAACAGCGCTGCGTGACGAGCATGTTTTACCGCGCGCGTCTCATCGCGTTCAAGAGGTCGATATTGCCAAAGCTGAATCAAGCCACCTCGACAACGCTCGCAGCGACGATCCGCTGCTTAGTTTTGACGAGTGGAAAGAGCAACATCTAGAACGCAAACGCAAGTCGAGGAAAAACGAAAAGGTGCGTGAGCGGGCGGCCCAGCAATCAACTACATCTTCACAGCGCTCCTTTGAGCAAGCTGCTACGCCTGCAAGTTCGACATCGTCGGGTGCCGGCATACCGCGTGCCACTTCGTCGGAATCGACCATCGCTACGGGTGGGCTAGTGAACGATACTACCGTAAAGCAAGCTAGTAAGACCCCGGCAGCACCGCCCGAATCAGGCGGTCCGCCTCATATTTACGCCGTGGAAGATGCCACGTCTGCGCTGGCCGAACTCAAGCACCGCTGGAATTATGCATCGCTGGACTGTGCCGCGATGATGCACCAGGCCAATCCGCTCGCCAAATTCGCACACGCAATATTGAGCGAGAAAAAAGACAAATACATGCTATCGCCGTGTCCCCAGTCAGCTACTCACCCGGGCGATCGCGAGTCGCGCCCGGCCCAGCAGTTTGTGGTCATCGAACTCTGCCAGCAGATTCGTGTAGATACGATTGTGTTGGCGAATCTTGAATTTTTCAGCAGCATGTTCAAGGTGTTTACtgtgcgtgtcgcgcggTCATTGCACGCACCACCCGATGAATGGCATACGCTGGGCATGTTTCATGCGCGCAATGCGCGTGGGTTTCAAGTGTTTCAGGTATCTGACGCACCGCTGTCCTACTTCCGAttcctgcgcatcgacttTTTGGAACACTATGGCACGGAGTATTACTGCCCTGTGAGTCTTCTTCGTGTCTATGGCCGTAACGAGCGTGAGGATGCTGATGATGATATTTTGAACGACAtcgatgatgatgacaCGACagaagacgaagacgccACCCCATCGACCGAGCCAATCTTGGAACTCACAAGTACACATGCCTTGGTGGACGATCGCGTCGTAGAACGCGCATGTGTCCGCGAGCCATTCCCCGGTGTTTGGCGCTCTGTATGTGAGCGTGTTGAGCCTGTCGTGCTTCCTACCCCGCCAGCGCTCATCCAGACGCCGTCGACAGCGTTGCCACCCACCTCGCATACGTGCCAAGTGACTCAGACGCTGTCAGAAGCTAGAGATGTCCGCGTTCCGGCTCCATTTGTGATGGAATTGGCGCCTCGTACGTGTGCACTGCCATCGCCACCTACGCCTGATGTGTCACGACGGCATGCGACTGCCACGAACTCATCCGTCGAGGCCAAGAAACAGACGTCGGACTCCAAAGCGAAGCCCAAGCCCAATCAAAAGCCGGCCGGAGATACCAAGGCGGGTGGTAGTGAGTCTATCTACCGCACCATTACCAAGCGACTCTCGGCTCTCGAATCCAACACAAGCCTGAGCATGCAGTATTTGCAGCTCAGTAGTCAAAAAATGCGCGAAAAACTCATGGTGTTGGAACAGATGCAAGAAACACGACTCGCTGAATTCTTCGCTGCCATGAATGCGAGTCATGGACGCGCTTGGGAGGACAAAATTGAGCGACAAAACATCGCGTTGCAACGCGTTCTCCAAGCTTTCGAGTCGCAGCGCCTCCAGTACGAGAATGAGCAAGCACTTCTTCTCGCACGTGTCGAACACCTTACTAGCAGCGTCCGTTCTCAGAAGCGATGGGGCACGGTACAGCTACTACTCTCGCTGATGCTGCTTATGATACTAGCCTTCACTCGTGGTACCACCAACGTGGCCACGGTGGCTGGCGTCACCGAATACCCGCCTTATTTCGTACCTGACCCGCCGTCTAGTACGGCAACACCTGACGCATGCGACCACTGGG